From the genome of Plectropomus leopardus isolate mb chromosome 13, YSFRI_Pleo_2.0, whole genome shotgun sequence, one region includes:
- the ubtd2 gene encoding ubiquitin domain-containing protein 2 codes for MGGCVGSHHDSSGSLNENSDGTGVALGRNQPLKRERPKWKSDYPMTEGQLRSKRDEFWDTAPAFEGRKEIWDALRAAASAFESNDHLLAQAILDGASITLPHGALTECYDELGNRYQLPVYCLSPPVNMIEERSDEPDGSDPDSGAADPSTGSASDPGSGGECQLRLRLSTGRDLRLAVRSTDTVGMMKRRLHSQEGVPAATQRWFFSGRPLTDRLRLDQLNISRDYVVQVILSQPPQPEPVSTPGHTPEACGPAAVEGVSALPQEPTPVEN; via the exons TGGCTCTAGGGCGTAACCAGCCCCTGAAGAGAGAGCGGCCTAAATGGAAAAGTGACTACCCGATGACTGAAGGCCAGCTGCGCAGCAAGAGAGATGAGTTCTGGGATACGGCGCCAGCATTTGAGGGCCGGAAGGAGATCTGGGATGCGCTGCGGGCTGCGGCCAGCGCCTTTGAGAGCAATGACCACCTGCTGGCTCAGGCCATCCTCGACGGGGCCAGCATCACACTGCCGCACG gAGCTCTGACTGAATGTTACGATGAACTGGGTAATCGATACCAGCTGCCAGTCTACTGCCTCTCTCCTCCCGTCAACATGATCGAAGAGCGCTCTGATGAGCCGGACGGTTCAGATCCAGACTCCGGGGCCGCAGACCCGTCCACGGGCAGCGCCAGCGACCCTGGCTCAGGAGGGGAGTGCCAGCTTCGGCTTCGGCTCTCCACGGGTCGCGACCTACGCCTGGCGGTCCGTTCCACGGACACAGTGGGCATGATGAAGCGTCGTCTGCATAGTCAGGAGGGCGTGCCTGCTGCAACCCAACGCTGGTTTTTCTCAGGTCGGCCACTGACAGACAGGCTGCGCTTGGACCAACTCAACATCTCCAGGGACTATGTAGTGCAGGTCATCCTCAGCCAGCCGCCACAGCCAGAGCCGGTGTCAACGCCAGGACACACACCAGAGGCCTGTGGGCCAGCGGCAGTGGAAGGAGTGTCTGCACTGCCACAAGAGCCCACGCCGGTGGAGAATTAA